From the genome of Lotus japonicus ecotype B-129 chromosome 6, LjGifu_v1.2, one region includes:
- the LOC130725175 gene encoding uncharacterized protein LOC130725175 → MSETRNTNKNHEASLRNLENQMGQIAKQLSERSPGKLPSNTIENQANISAITTRSGKILKDAERKIVEKRGEEVEKSKEESREVSAKKTNNDKFKEKKDKESTTFPNDKSCCKVPFPKALVKKNLEKQFSKFLEVFKKLQINIPFSEALEQMPAYSKFMKEILSRKIKLSEVNETMMMSEECSAILQRKLPQKMKDPGSFTLPVEIEGLPTAKALCKIKF, encoded by the coding sequence ATGAGTGAAACCAGGAATACCAACAAAAATCATGAGGCTTCCCTCAGGAATTTGGAGAATCAGATGGGTCAGATTGCCAAACAGCTTTCAGAAAGGAGTCCAGGTAAGTTACCCTCTAACACTATTGAGAATCAAGCTAATATTTCTGCTATAACTACTAGGAGTGGTAAAATTTTGAAAGATGCTGAAAGAAAGATAGTAGAAAAGAGGGGTGAGGAAGTAGAAAAATCCAAGGAAGAGAGTAGGGAAGTGAGTGCgaagaaaacaaataatgataaattcaaagaaaagaaagataaagaGAGCACCACTTTCCCCAATGACAAGAGTTGTTGCAAGGTACCTTTTCCAAAAGCTTTAGTGAAAAAGAATTTAGAAAAGCAATTTTCTAAATTTCTTGAGGTGTTCAAAAAGTTACAAATTAATATTCCATTTTCCGaagctttggaacaaatgcctgcATATTCTAAATTCATGAAAGAAATACTCTCTAGGAAAATAAAGCTGAGTGAGGTAAATGAGACCATGATGATGAGTGAGGAATGTAGTGCTATCTTGCAGAGGAAACTTCCACAAAAAATGAAAGATCCTGGAAGCTTCACACTTCCTGTGGAAATTGAAGGTCTTCCTACTGCTA